CATTTTATGTAAGGATGAGTGGTGGGTTTCCTGTTAAAGTCACCGCTAGGGGAAGCAGCACTGCAACAGACTTTCCAATTGAAGAAGGCAGTGTGTAGCCATGGGCTGTTCATGATGGCACCTAACCAGTGGAACCCTCTCTCCAAGACCCTTATCTCACCACTCCATCTTCTCAATTTAGAAACCAAAAGCTCAGCCCCCATCTGCATCCCAAGACAAGTGGGACAAGTATGTCCACATTTATGACACCTATTCTCTCTCCCTGCAACATAAACTCTATCATTGCTAATACTCTTAGGACTGTATTATTCTCTTTCTGGTTGTAGTATTACTTAATTTGGTGGGTACCATACTGGGACTGATAATATTCCAATATGGAATTGGCTCaaagatgatggaaaaattttcttaatcaCAGGATTCACAGCTTGACCAGAAGTTTTAAATCATCACACAGTTAtagtaacaacaacaacattataAGAATGGGGGTGGTGGAATCCACTGTCGACATGCTACATGTTCACTGACACATAGGAGGGATTCCCATATTAATATGTAAAAGCTGCATAGTCTTATCCTCAGTTAACAAGATCATTTTAATTCTTCATCTTGCATAATAGTTACCAAAGAGATACCACTACAAAGTCCAGTCAACAGCAtatccaaaatcaaaagcatATCAGAAAGAGATCATATGCGAGTCACAATGCTGCTTAATGTAAATTGACACCATGcaacaaaatataattaaaaaactgTTCAGAAAGAGAGCATGTGTGAATGTAGATAGATTACCACATCAACGGGGGATCCAATACAGACTGCAAAAAACCCTGCCCCAAGACCAGAAAGGAGATGAGTGAAGACGTTATCAGTGAACCCTGGAATTTTCAAGATTGTCTGCATTGAAATAAAATACACCAATTGGTTAGGAGTATCAAAAAGAGTTTTATTCCAAAAGACAGCAAAGTTTAACCATcatgagtttttttattatagaatttaCCTGCTTCACTTGATCATAGCTGGCTAGTTCAGCAGCATTTATAATAGCATTTCGTGCTACATTGGGCCCAACACCAGTCCAAAGAGCCCCAAATCCTTCCTAATAGTTAAGAAACAATTTaggaaaagagaataaaattatCAACCGAAAGGAGACCAAGTGACATTCATTTGATGCACAACCTGTTTCACAATTGTTGAATAAGCATTTAGAGCTCCACTATAACGCCTTGGAACACCAGGTGGTAATTTTCCTTCAGCTTGAAGTCTAACCTTCACAAGATCAGTTGGATTTGCTACCATAATTGCCAGGGCACCTGTTTCATAAGACAAAGACTtgtcaaaacaaaaatactctCTTAACtagcaaattaaaaataataataataattacaaaaactcCAACAATGTGCTCACCAGTGGTAAGTCCGGCAAGTATTTTCTTGGACAAAGGAGCATCTCCAACAAAGTCCTTGCCCACATATAAGTTTTTAACCTGTCAAGCAGACAGTTAATATAACCATATCAGAAATCAGCAAGCAAACAAAACATTTACATTTAGAATAATTCACTAAGCACCGATTTAAAAACTCACTGGTTCATACAACCCAATTCTCAAACCACCAAACAGGCACTGACGATGTAATCCTGGGACAATGCCTTTCCATAGTGCCGCCAAACCTTCTTCCCTCCCAATGGTGGCAACCGTGCCCAGCATACCCTTGTATTTTGGTAAGGTCAATCCATCACCTGCAATGGGTTTCTTCTGGAGCTGAAGCCTAACTTTTGCAGTGTCCAAAGGAATAGTACAAATCTGCATCAGGTTCAAGTTCATGCAgctaaatatttcttttatcaatAAGTTACACACGCAACGCACCCAATTGGTTTTGAATCCCTGACCTCACCCTCCGACCATTCTTATTGTTTAAACAAATGAActcttaaaactcaattttaccAAGACAATAATAGTCGACATTTGTTTAAAAGCCGATGACATAACAAAATCCAATCCGCTCATTTCACAGGACTTTAAGAACTCCATACTCGAGTTATCCTAAGAGCTCTAAAGGATCCTTGTCTATTATGGATAaactaaaacacaaaaaagagagttaaaaaacaaaatcgGCAAATCTTAGTCATTTCCTACTGAACTGTATTGATCTCCAAAAGCTCAAAATTGATTCATTATCTAACCAAAGCATCACCAGGTAGCACAGAGGTCATGCTTTCTCCAAGCTATGTATAATGCTCACATTCAACATGGAAATGTGCAAGTGCAATCAATTTGTTTTAGTGAATCCAATTTCCAAGACCTAGAAAATTGATTTGCTAAACTCAGTGTCTCAGATAGCCACATCTATCACATATCAATGATATCGATAAGAACAAATCATAACTAGCCTTCACAAAActctttaatattttataataattttcaaaacgGAACAGCTTATTAAGTTATTTCactgtaaaaataaaaataaaaacaaaattttaaaattaaaaacacacacacaaacaaacaaacaaacaaacagtcTTACAGATACCATTTGATCAATCACCAAACAGAGAaacagagaaacagagagagagagatcgcaAGGTACAAACTAGAAAATTGTTGATTCAATTGAAGGATAATGTTGCTAACCTTTTCACATGCACAAACGATATTAATATAATCtattaaaaatccaaatatgatttaaaattaatgaataatgagtgattttaattttttataaattttttgaagtacCTCGGCGAAACAAGCGGCGAAAGCGCTGCTAGCGAAAGTTCCGGCGAAGGAGATATCGGATTTCGACTTGCTATCGGCCACCATTGCGTAAAACGAACGGCGGAGCTAGCAGGCGGAGtgtgagagagacagagagaaaaaaaaaacaaaacgactagtgtttttaagttttttgttgtgcgaaaaaaatgagaaagagagagagagagagagaatgcgtgtgtttgtgtgttgtaTGGGGCAACGGGAATCTCGGGAAAAGGAAAGAAGCGAGTATGGAAGGTAGgcagactctctctctctctctcctgctGCAGcttattcagttttttttttttttatctttcttcttcgtcagcttttgtttattctttgttttcctCCCCACTTGTGTGAAATTATTATTCTTTCTACTTatttattaagtaaaaaagaTATGTTAGTTTAATCAAGtgacatttttttctctttttttaaggaataaTTTCCCAATTATTGTAGTTGCAATCATTGTTTAGTTTAATTCTAAAGTAatgttcttcttccttttttttttaagtaatgtgaaagataatacaatttttataatataaaattttgaaattgattatcATAAATCACAAAAAGTTACCGTTATTAtaacatcaatttgtaaatctttttgtagtaaaatttagaatatatttagcattttccttaattataatagtctctcttttttttttttactttagttaaaaaacaaatttatagttAATATCTAACcaataagtattaattttattaatagttATCAAGAGTCTCATAATTCAACTAATACTTAGAATatatttagcattttccttaattataatagtctctctctttttcttttcttttttactttagttaaaaaaaaattatagttaatATCTAACcaataagtattaattttattaatagttATCAAGAGTCTCATAATTCAATTAATAGTGAGCAAAACTTTGAGGATTAAGGCTCAATGTCATTTCCAAAGAGGACAATTCCTTCTTGGGGTCAGAAATTCGTCCCTCCCACAAgtataattttgtaactaaattttgtccaaatgTAATTTAGATAAAGTTTATCATCtaagtttagaaatttaaattcttctCCAACTAAAttctattattaaaattttcaaaacttatatatatatgtatatatttagtCATGGTTTTTCGATACAATTCCTCTTAACTAATAAGCTATCCCTATaattaaatcccacacaatACACTCcatgttgtatttattttatttttttaatgcaacttactcttttttattctaataaatTTATCATACTTATTGTTCTCTGTTTCTAATTTGCGTGCAAGATATAAAACTAAAGTTTACTATAAATAAGCAGAATAATAGACACCCATTTAAATTCTTAGTTGTCTTaggtaagtttttatttatttttttatattctcaaattttgaactcttttgtgtatattttgattttagttttggctattgtatttaatttgtgtgtgttgattttttcaattagactatcattggaaaaaaaaatcggtATTAAGGAGCTATTTTACAACATAAATTAAACATAACTAAAATAGCAATGATCAAActcattccatatctcatattAAGATAACACAAAGCACAAAgagaattttaatatataaaaatagataaacacttataaagacTAATCTCTAAACAATTAGaacttaaagtaatttttttattaaaattatttacttatttatataatttattattaccatttatttaataatttagttttaattatttaaaaaaaaattggcttaaATATGAATTTTCATATACTAccgtgtgtgtgtatatatatttgttttttcccGCTCTTTGAATTTTCTGCGGCCGTTTATTAATTCATACATTGAAATGGGATAACTACGAGTCGCCACGCACAAAGGAGTACGGACTATATAAGGAAAACAAAGAGGATATAACAGTAATTTTGCATAATTGATTATTTGGTCTGCCCGGATTGGTCAAAGATGGGCGAAGATAGAAAGTGACACCTGTACATACCAAATACTTACAAAACTACCAAACGTCCGTGTTCTTATCGACTTTGACGTAggtaatttgacaaaaatttataataaaaaaatcaattaaagttagtattttttttttttaaagagaaatgctaactaatattctaaaataattcatttaaagaaaatttttatgagaaaaaattaatattttaatatttttttcatttcttataaaagtagtgtgaaaacttttttaaaattgattgttAACCAATATTTTAAGGACACTTGttagcataaattttttttttcatggccaacaaattttggatttggatGATGAGTCGTGTATTCTGGCACTCATAAGtcgtccctttttttttttcttggaataGAAAGAAGTAATTTTTCCAAATGAAAATAGTCATTTTACAATAATACAATTTCAACTCACACTTCTTACACATCAGTTCTTACACGCTAGATTATAATAATCAACagtcataaaaaatataagactcatttggtaagagatttttagtaatattgtttaagtATTGTGGAAATACGTATAGGTTAAAAAATGTTGCAAAAATACGTATTGTGATGacactgaaaattgttatttaaacaacagtacCAAATGGGCCTATAATGAGAGAAATAATTTAAACTacttttacatattttattggaaataaattttgaaaatataatcgttgaattttcaagttgtttatatttttaatatgtacatcaaatttcattaaattagaTGTTATCGAactattttctatttgattaataaacttattttttatatataattttaaatcacaaaagtttgaaaattttaaatgtttgattgatgacataactattaatttttaatcttattgaaattttgcaagtatgaaagatataataagaacatataattcaacaattagattttcaaaattcatatctaataaaaaaaatattggcaAAATTTGAACAGTTTTTGTCTAAACTAGTTTagaaataaactttttttcaaaaaaaaaaaaaaagaggaagtaaTGACTTGACTCTCTTGGCCTTTTGATGATTATTCGACTCCTTACGCATGGAACACCCAAAAAATCTATCGGCCAATAATATGGTGAATTGAATATAAGATTTCAGATTTATGTCATGTCCGAGACCATAGAACTTACCATCAAGAGACGTATAGGAATTGTGATCGGTTAATATAAAGAAATACATAAAAGCCAAAGGGATAAGAATATATGGTTTCCACATGGGCCATTCGTGATGTATGGAGGCAGTGGCCTGTGATTGTGAATCATCATCAAGTAGAAGGATAAAAGTTCCAATGACAAGTTGTATCATTGGTGCATGGTGCAGCCTCCCACGTATAGTGGAATTTGACTCGTGCCTCAACTATACAGTTGATTAAGTTCTTTGGGTGATATCAGCTTGTTGAAAGAGGACAGCTTTATTGATTCTAGAAGAGTATATATGTGGTCAAGTTGAGGAAACTAAAGAATATCACTATATCAACAGCATCATATTCCTGATAGTAATCAAGGAATGATTCATGGTGTATCTAGATTTAATCACAATTTATTGACTAACTTGACATTAGAATGAAAGCAGAAAATCACTTTGAAGACTTTTGAGGTACCAACAAcatccacaccaaaaaaaaaaaaaggttctaatTTTCTGTGAAAGGTAGAAGCAAATTATACGATCAAAAAaagttctaatttaaaattaatgaataatgagtgattttatttttataaattttttggaagTACCTCGGCGAAACAAGTGGCGAAAGCGCTGCTAGCGAAAATTCCGGCGAAGGAGATATCGGACTTGGACTTGCTATCGGCCACCATTTCGTAAAACGAACGGCGGAGCTGGCAGGCGGAgcgagagagggagagagaaaaacgATTAGTGTTTTTtgttgtgtgaaaaaaaaaaaaatgagagagagagagagttgtatGGGTAACGGTAATCTcaggaaaaggaaagaagcgACTATGGAAGGTAGgcagactctctctctctcctctgctGTAgcttattcatttttttttttttttaatctttcttcttcgtcagcttttatttattcttttgttttcctCCCCACTTGTGTGAAATTATTATTTCCTTGCTTTCTGTTTTTTTTGGGAGGAGTTGCTTTTTGTTTACTTttgtttcttaatttctttctacttatttattaagtaaaaaagaTATGTTAGTTTAATCAAGtgacatttttttctctcttttttgaagGAATATTTTCCCAATTATTGTAGTTGCAATCATTGTTTAGTTTAATTCTAAAGTAATGTGAAagataatacaatttttattacataaaattttgaaattgattatcTTAAATCACAAAAAGCTACAGTTATTACAACATCTTTTTGTAATAATAGaatatatttagtattttccttaattataatagtcttttttttactttatttaaaaaacaaattatagttAATATCTAActaataagtattaattttattaatggtTATCAAGAGTCTCATAATTCAACTAATACTTCTTGATGACAGAGACTTTCAGAGTTCACCGAACTAAATGAATCAACTAAAAATGGCCTtggtgtcaatttttttaaaaaaaaaaaaaactgaagttatacaattttatataaacttattttaattttattacttattatgaaatttttttggcaaattaaAGACAAGACCCCTAAAAGCTTGGggtatgagtttttttttattaagaaatgttatgtatacaatatttttacaatatttttataaaaaaaaaaatcctaaatggAAAATTACTATTGATGagcaaaaatgtaatttgagtgacaagtttaaattaaaatgaaaatgatgtagcaaaatttttatacatatttatatatatcatatacaatataataaaagtttggCTTAGAAGCCGTATTACGCCAAGTGCCTACTttcactaattagtaaattagaaaattttcaaacctcaCGTTTTGACTAAagataagatttaacaataatttataaaaagaaaaaaaaatctattcaaactaaaagtctatcattaaaaatttctaaaattaaatccACACAactcatgtttttgtttttgttcttttttttgaaatataataaaatttgggtttagAAGTCGTGGTTGGACCAAGTGGCTAATctcactaattagtaaattaattttattaaaaaaaaactcatgttttGACCAAAggataagatttaacaataatttaaaataaattttaacaataatttaaaataagatttaacaataatttaaaacaaatttaaattctattcaaacatAAAAGTCTATTagcaaaattttctaaacttaaatcctaCACAACCcacgttttttgtttttattttttatttttttcctcaagtataataaaagttggatttAGAAGCTGTTGTTGGGTCAAGTGACTACTctcactaattagtaaattaattttattaataaaaacaaaaacagtccACGTTTTGAATAagggataagatttaacaataattaaaaaaatgtaaattctattaaaactaaaagtctattatcaaaattttctaacttaaaTCCTACacaattcaagttttttttttcccctcaagttGCATGattgaataataattttaaaaaaaaaattaaattctattcaaattaaggtctattataaaaaaaataaataaataaaaaattctaaacttaaatcccacacaactcacactttttttttcctcaagttgcatctaattaattaaattaatattttattagaatatTAACCTACAAAGCTCTTGTAGAAGGATAATacttaacaataatttaatttagataaagatttattatctaagttttagatttttaaattctactccaattaaaagtttattatcaaaattttcaaaaattatgtatattcaaCAATGGCTTTCGTGGTTGAGCTAAGTGGCTATTCTcactaattaatttatattttttttataatatatttcctcaattaagggataatatttaacaactgTTTAAATTAGGTAAAATTTTATcatgtaaatttcaaaaaatttaaattctattcaagcTAAAagtcatttataaaaaatttataaacttatatccCACACAAAACACCAcgttttctttctaaaaaaaaaaaaaaactcacattttGACTAagggataaaatttaacaataatcacattttttttttctcctcaagttgcatgatttaaaaataatttaaaataaatttaaattctattcaaactaaaattctattataaaaaatttctaaacttaaatacccatgattttgattttttttttcctcaagttgtatcttattaaattaatattttattatgatattaaGCTATACAAAGCTCTTGACTAagggataagatttaacaataatttaatagacaaaatttagctataaaattggttatataatttgaaaactTCCTTTAGCTACAAAGTTTAGCTAAAACTTCCTTTAaaaattactacatattttgaaaatcaaatcgTTATGTTGCATGTTATTTATGCTCTTGATacaaatgtaaaattttgtaccagttagatattatttactatatgatctataaacttgtattttatgtataattttaaactaaaaaaacttgcaatttaaacaatttattgatggcagcgctattgatctttaattttctaaaaaatttgcaagtatgaagaatataagaagaaaatgtaatccaatggtggatttttcaaaattcaccttcaataaaaagatattctttttttttttaggtataattttgtaactaatttTTGTCCAAATGTAATTTGGATAAAACTTTATCatctaagttttagaaatttaaattcttctCCAACTAAAttctattattaaatttttcagAACTTATATTGTGGCGGGCGAAAAATAGCTTAACTAATTAAGGCTTTGTTTTAATTAAGTTATTGCTCACTCacacaattaatttgtagagaTGGGATGCAAGGTTAACCTTTAAGTACCCATGCTATAACAAGAGacaaaaatcaaagtaaaaTACTCCATGCGAAGTGGTAACATTCAATTGGAAATATTGGCTAAGTGTTCGTCCTCGGGTTCAATCCGAGGATGAAGGTACAATTGAATggtttttctccttttttgtttttctcccCCCGCAATCTCTAGTCTCATTGATTCAGATGCTTCTTGGTTTTATATAAATTAGCAAGGATGCATCTGGATTTTACATTTAGAGGGTTGAGATTAGACTttcttgatacttgtcccatcaagatCTTGCTAGAAGGTTTCTACAACAGAATATGAGCCGTGAGGGATACTGTTCATGGTCATTTCTCCATTAATGTGGTCAGTTAAGTggttgcagtgcatttaatgcggaggtgatgACTGCCTTATCCTTCTCTTCCTTATTTAGGACCAAGTTACCTTTGTTCCCATGGGATTGCACCATGCTTCCTTCATTCTGGATTCTCAGCCTTCCCGAGGTTAAGTAGGAACCCTCGGCATCTTCATCAGCAGCATCAACTTGAACTCCTTATTAGTTAAACAAGTCCTCTCTGTAAAGTTCCCCTCCTCAGAGTTACTCTTGTTGTCTCTATTAATTACTACTTTCGATccttgtcccccccccccccccccacacacacacacacataaatattcAGTCATGGTTTTTCGATACAATCCTTCTTAACTAATAAGTTATCCCTATAATTAAATCTCACACAATACACTtcatgttgttgttgttgtttttttttttttttttttttttaaatgcaactTACTCTTAtgttttaatctaataaatCCATCTTACTTATTGTTCTCTACTTCTAAATTCGCATGCAAGATATAAAGCTAAAGGAAGTTTACtataaaaaagcaaaataatagaCACCCATTTAAGTTCTTGGTTCTCTtaggtaagtttttatttttattattttatattctcaatttttgaactcttttgtgtatattttgattttggttttggttattgtatttaatttgtgTGTGTTCATTTTTTCAATTAGACCATCATTAGAAAAAAATCAGTATTAAGGAACTATTTTACAGCATAAATTAAACATAACTTAAATAGCAATAATCAAActcattccatatctcatattaagataacacaaaacacaaagagaattttaatatataaaaatagataaaaactTATAAAGACTAATCTCTAAACAATTAGaacttaaagtaatttttttattaaaattatttacttattttatataatttattattaccgtttatttaataatttagttttaattattttaaaattttttggcttaAATATGAATTTTCATATACTACcgtgttgtatatatatatatatatatatatttgttttttgccgctctttgaattttttgcgGCCGTTTATTAATTCATACATTGAAATGGGATAACTACGAGTCGCCACGCACAAAGGAGTACGGACTATCTAAGGAAAACAAAGAGGATATAACAGTAATTTTGCATAATTGATTATTTGGTCTGCCCGGATTGGTCAAAGATGGCGAAGATAGCAAGTGACACCTGTACATTCCAAATACTTACAAAACTACCAAACGCACGtgttcttatcaactttttttttttttaagagagtttcaacttattgCGTCCGTTTTCTTTATTACCAGATCAAgataccaattaatttttggtgtaggcagaagcggcccaacataatttggggTCTAAGGCAAAAAATTTATGCGGTgcctttaatatgtaaatattaattaaacaaaattatttaatactaattaaattaaggttaatttgatatattaaatacataaataataccaactagactaatgttaatttcatatagagaattgaaaatcatagttaaattataaatattaataaaaagaaataaaaatatattacgattgaaaaatatactttattttggatataagactatgcatagttaaataaagttgtaatctaatttttaattttatattttgattttaagagagagagagagagagagatatatatatatatattatttggtgtatggttttataggatattagtttacaaaaatcaaagtctcaaactattaggggagattaatctataattgatgatttaacacatttgcaacatctttttaaaatattttagggtttcaattgagttaaggttGTCTCATACTTTGAGAgttttaatagaaatgaaaaagaaaaatgcgctaattaaaagtactataaaatgttcaaaatataatgtgatattgtttctcattgatgaacttcatcaatttaactaatgaatgtttatatcacattttttttgtgattaataacatgacaatttgtaaactaataataaaatttgtacatcactaataaaaaaaagtacaacttttaaaaaatacatataattttataaaaatttgggccttttactataaaaaatagGGCCCTTTttctcaagaattttttttttgtttagtggggccttaggcctaggtcttgagccggccctgggtgtaggcggagattgaaccccagatctcttatacagcCATCatagactttaccagttgaattAACTGAAACTCACATGTTCTTATCAACTTTGATATAGGTaacttgacaaaaaaaaaaaaaaaatcaattaaagtaaagttagtattttttttttaatggccaaCAACTTTTGGATTTGGATGATGAGTCATGTGTAATTTGGCACTCATAAGtagttccctttttttttttttctttgaatagaAAAGAGTGATTTTTCCAAATAAAGTAGTCATTTTACAATAATACAATTTCAACTCACACTTCTTATACACCAGTTTTTACACGCCAATTTATAATAATGAATGCTAGTTAAAAATTGGatgttattttctatttgattaataaacttattttatatatatatatatatatatataaaatcataaaattttgaaaattttaaacatttgattaatgacataactattgatttttaattttattgaaaatttgcaAGTATGTgggatataataagaacatgcaattcaacagttagattttcaaaattcacatcttaataaaaagatattggcAGAGTTTGAATGGTTTTTgtctaaactagtttggaaataaacttttttcaaaaaaaaaaaaaaaaaaaaaaaaaaaaaaaaaaaaaaaaaggaggaagtaATGTCTTGGCTCTCTTAGCCTTTCATGGATTATTCTACTCCTTACACATGAAACACCCAAAAAATCTATCAACCGATAATATGATGAATTAAATATAagattttaggttttatatcaCGTCCGAGACCATGGAACTTACCATCAAGAGAACGCGTAGGAATTGTGATTGGTTAATATAAAGAAGTACATAAAAGCCAATGAGATAAGAATACATGGTTTCCACATGGGCCATTTGTGATGTATGGAGGCAGTGGCCTGTGATTGTGAATCATCATCAAGCAAAAGGATAA
The DNA window shown above is from Quercus lobata isolate SW786 chromosome 7, ValleyOak3.0 Primary Assembly, whole genome shotgun sequence and carries:
- the LOC115952182 gene encoding mitochondrial uncoupling protein 1 isoform X2, with product MVADSKSKSDISFAGIFASSAFATCFAEICTIPLDTAKVRLQLQKKPIAGDGLTLPKYKGMLGTVATIGREEGLAALWKGIVPGLHRQCLFGGLRIGLYEPVKNLYVGKDFVGDAPLSKKILAGLTTGALAIMVANPTDLVKVRLQAEGKLPPGVPRRYSGALNAYSTIVKQEGFGALWTGVGPNVARNAIINAAELASYDQVKQTILKIPGFTDNVFTHLLSGLGAGFFAVCIGSPVDVVKSRMMGDSAYKSTIDCFVKTLKNDGPLAFYKGFIPNFGRLGSWNVIMFLTLEQAKKFVRSIESS
- the LOC115952182 gene encoding mitochondrial uncoupling protein 1 isoform X1, which encodes MVADSKSKSDISFAGTFASSAFAACFAEICTIPLDTAKVRLQLQKKPIAGDGLTLPKYKGMLGTVATIGREEGLAALWKGIVPGLHRQCLFGGLRIGLYEPVKNLYVGKDFVGDAPLSKKILAGLTTGALAIMVANPTDLVKVRLQAEGKLPPGVPRRYSGALNAYSTIVKQEGFGALWTGVGPNVARNAIINAAELASYDQVKQTILKIPGFTDNVFTHLLSGLGAGFFAVCIGSPVDVVKSRMMGDSAYKSTIDCFVKTLKNDGPLAFYKGFIPNFGRLGSWNVIMFLTLEQAKKFVRSIESS